The Longimicrobiales bacterium genome contains the following window.
CATGAGTTCGAGATCCTCGAAACCTTCGAGGCCGGCATCGAACTCAAGGGTCCTGAAGTGAAGTCGATTCGTGCCGGTCAGGTGTCTTTTCAGGATGCCCATGCTCGCCTCGAGGGAGGTCAGGTCTGGCTGCACAGCCTGCACATCAATCCGTACCAGCAAGCCAATCGGGCCAACGCTGACCCGCTTCGGGTCCGCCGACTCCTCCTCAACCGAGACGAGATTCGTCGCCTCATGGGGAAAGTCGAGGAGAAGGGACTCACCTTGGTGCCCCT
Protein-coding sequences here:
- the smpB gene encoding SsrA-binding protein SmpB — its product is MATDRGDSGRKSVARNRKARHEFEILETFEAGIELKGPEVKSIRAGQVSFQDAHARLEGGQVWLHSLHINPYQQANRANADPLRVRRLLLNRDEIRRLMGKVEEKGLTLVPLEIYFSRNFAKVTIALARGKKLYDKREDLKRRQQDLDARRALENR